From Kitasatospora sp. MAP12-44:
TCGGCGAGTTCGCGCCGCAGCTGGGGCAAGCTGGCCTGCTCGGCGATGACGAAGACGTCCAGGTCGCTCCAGCCGTGCTGGTACTTGCCGCGCGCTCCGCTGCCGGTGACCGCCAGGAGGTCAATGATGGCCGGGGCCTTCGTGGTGCGGTCCAGCAGGGCGGACAGGTAGGACTCCAGGTTGACCGGCAGGCCGAGGCTGTTGACCGGTGCCGTGGCCGGGTGCCGCATCGGCCAGCGGTCCGCCAGGGCGATGCCGTCCAGGCGTCGTTCCAACTGGAGGCGGGTGCCGTCGTTGTGGATGATCTCGTGCGCGAGCATGGAGATCCCCGCCGCGCCCCGACGGGCCTTGACGGCGTCGCGCTCCACCACGTCGGCCGGTCCTGCCGTGCCGCGCTTCTCCCGCATGCCGGGCGAGGTGTCCAGGTAGAGGACGGTCAGCTGTCGGCCGAGCAATCGCCGCAATTCGGTGGTCGCGTCGTGGTCGTGCAGCGACTCGATGGCCACTCGGTCCAGGAAGTGGTGGGCCGAGCAGAACCGGTCGAGTCCGTCGACGAGGAGTTCGGCCCGCACGACGGCGCCGATCCGGTACGGGTCGGTGATGCCGGCGCGGTGGGCGGCGTCCTCGATGAGATGCCCGATCTTGAGGCGGCCGTAGCCGTGGCGCGTGCGCAGGTACTCGCCCGCCGTGCTCTTGCCGCTCTCGGTCATCCCGCCGAGGGCAACCACTCGGACGTTGGAAAGGGCGCCGGGCGGCACGACCGGGTTGAGCGGGTGCAGGTGGCGGCGGATCTCGTCCTGTACGGCGATCACGCGGCGCTCGCCGAGGACGACCGTGTGCGCGAACCGGCCCTCGCGCACCAGGCGGTGGATCTGCTGGTGGAGATGGCGCTGGTAGTCCGCGTAGGCGGGGGTGACGCTCCGCTCGTGGGAGAGGCTGCGGGCAGTGCCGATCACCGGGTCGCCGTCGTGCAGCAGGACGATGCCGTGCTCGGCGGCCTCGGCTGCCCGCAGATCGTCGCCGAACGGCTCCAGCAGCGCGCGGGCCCGGTCGGCGGCCTGGTCGGCGCTGAGCTGTTCGCGGACGGCCACGGTGGCGGCGAGGGAGGCTTCCAGCATGGGGACGCCCCGGTCCATGAACCGGATCGCCGTCCTGACGGGTGTGCGGGCGCGCTCCAGGTAGGAGTTGGCGAGTACGTCGGCGACCTCGTCGATCGACCCGTTGCCGAACCACCAGGCGGCCATGCCCTTGTCCTTGATGGCGGCCCAGCGCGGGTCGTGGGCGTCCAGCGGGCCGGTGGCCAGCGCGTCGGAGCCGATCCGGCGGGCCAGGATGCCGATCTGCTTGGTCTTGCCGGTGTTGTCCGGCCCGCTGAAGGCGATCGTGGCGGGCGGGGTGTGGTTCGGGTCGTGCTCGGCGATGGACACGAGGTTCCTCCACGGGAGTGCTGTCCTGCGTTGGTGAAGCGGTGGGACGGTCCCGTCCGGCGGGCCCCGGCGGCTGCGGGACCGGCGGGGCCGGAGGAGCGGGCGGCGGGGGCGACGGAGGCTGCGGGGCCTCCAGGGTCGGTGTGCTGGTTCGCGGCATGGCGAATCGCCTCTCGGTGAAGGAGTGGGAGTCCGGCCCGGCGGAGCACCGGGCGGCTGGTGGTGCAGGGGCCCACGGCCCCGACGGCGGAGCGTGGCTCCGCCGGACCTCGGTGCTGTTGGGCGTGCGCACGCCCAACAGCACCGAGGAGATCAAGGAGGGTCAGGCCGGCGGCGGAGTGTCCGGGCAGCGAGGGCTGTCCAGGTGTCGGCGATCGGAAGCAGCCGCACGGGAACACCCCGCAGCCGGTGTCACTCGCGACCCCGAGCGGCTGACACCAAGTCAACTCCCGTTCCTTCGTCCAAGTACCTGCCACGATGGGCCGGTTGTCTTTACCGTGTTTACTGCGCTCCGATGGTGAGAAGGGACAGCCCATGGCCGCACCCGTGACGAACCACAAGCTCGAAGCAGCGATCGTCGACGCGGAGATGACGTTCGACGCCCTCGCCCGTGGAGTGGTGAAGGTGGCGGCCGAGGTCGGCATACAGCTGCGGACCAACCCTTCGACCGTCCACAAGTGGCTCCGGGGAGCCGACCCGGAGGGCGACACTCCCGCCTTCATCTGCGAGGCCCTGTTCCGCAGGACGAGACGGAGCTACACCCCCGCCGAACTCGGGCTACGGTCGGTGGAAGAATCCGACCCGGGTCTCGGGCTGACCATCGGGCCCGACCCGGTGGGCGTCCTCGCGAGGGTGTGGAGAGCTGACTTGGACCGTCGAAAGTTCCTGGCCGCGTCGGCGTTCTCCGTTGCCGCGATGCACCTGCCCCTGGACCACGTACGCGAGAACGCCGAGCGGACCGCTGCTGTCCGCCGTGGCTCGGTGGCCGGGCCCGCCGAGGTCGCTGCCGTCCGCGACATGATCAGCATGTTCACCGAGATCGACGAACGCCACGGCGGCCAGCACGGCCGGTCCGCTCTGATCCAGTACCTGCACTCCGACGTGGCCGCCCTGTGCCGGGGCACGTTCCGCACGCACGAGGACCGTCAGCAGATGCTGTCGGCGGCGGCCGTCGGCGTCCACCTGGCCGGTTGGAAGGCGTACGACGCCGGGGAACAGGGCCTCGCCCAGCGGTACTACCACCAGTCGTACGCCCTGGCAGTCGAGTCGGGGATCGTCGGGCACGATGCCTTCGTCCTGCGAACCCTGGCCCAGCAGGGCATGAGGCTCCATCACCCCACCAAGACGATCGCATTGTCCGACACGGCCCTCTCCCGCGTGGTCGGCCGAGTCGACGCCGCAACCGAAGCCCTGTTCACCGTGACTCACGCGCACGGGCTGGCGGCCACCAACCAGCGCCGGCCAGCCGTCCAAGCCGTCCAGCGGGCCCGAGACCTGCTGGACGGCGCCGACACCGACGAGATGCCGTACTGGGCGCGCTCCTGGGGGCCGGCCCGCGCGACCGTGAACTCCCGCAGTGCAAAGGTCTTCTCCCGCCTCGGCGACCGCAAGGGTGCGGCGGAGAACTACGCGGCAGCCGCGGCGACCAGGCCCGCCAGTACGTACGCCCGCATCCAGGCCCTCGACCTGGTGGCCCAGGCCAAGATGGAGCTGGCCGACGGCGGGATCGAACAGGCATGCGGCACCTGGAACCGGGCGCTCGACAGCATGACCGGCGTCCACTCCGTCCGGACCCGCCGAGCGGTGCTGGAGATGCGCAAGAGCCTGGCCCAGTTCAAGAGCCGCGGGATCGCAGCAGCCCAGGAGCTGGACGAGCGCGCTGCTGTCTTCCTGGCCTGACCAGCAGAGTCGGGAGGATCTTGCAGACCAGGTGGAGCGCTACGGGAGCAGTGAGGCGCGGCGCCACATTGCCTGCGAGCGGTGGTCGATGATGCCGAGGTCGGTGAAGAAGGCCACCGCCTTGCGGGCCCAGTTGGCCTTGGTGGCCTGCCAGTTGGGGTTCTGTGTGGCGACCGTCCGGGCCTCGCGCGGGTCGAGGCCGGCCAGTGCGTAGACCCGCGGGTTGATCGCCTCGTTCACCGCCTCGTAGGCCAGCACGCCGAGCACCTGGCGGAAGACGGCACGCCTGGCCGGGCTCATCCTGGCCCAGCGCCGCTCCAACTCCGGCTTGGCGTAGCCGATATGGCGGGCCTCCTCGATCACGTGGATCCGGGCCACCGAGCGGGCCAGTGGCTGCAGGCTCTCGTCACGGATCATCTCGCGCTGCATCGCGTCGGTGAACTCCTCGACGAAGATGGCCCCGGCGAAGGTCAACGTGGTGTCGTTCAGCAGCAGATGAAGCTTGCCGCGGCGCTGCGCGCGCCTGCTCGGGCGGGCCGAGGGGTAGCCGGTCTTGGTGATGTACCTGGCGAACATCGTCGAGTGGCGGCACTCGTCGGCGACCTCGGTCAGCGCGTACTGGGCGTGCTGGGTGGTGAGGTCACTGTCGTAGACGTGCCGGACCAGCCCGTTCATCAGGATCAGCTCGAACCAGATGCCCGCCGCGGTGACGCTGGCCAGCTCGTGCACGCTCAACTGGGCCTGCCGGCGCGGGCTCAGGCGGTCCCACAGGTGGGTGCCGTAGAGCGAGACCCGGTGCGGGGGTATCGCGAACTGGTCGGGGTCGATCGGGGCGTCCCAGTCGATCTCGGTCAGCGGGTCGTGGGAGTGCTTGGCGGAGACCTTCAGCAGCCGCTCGGCGTTCTGCTCGCGGGCTGCCAGGGCCAGGGCGGAGGCGGGGGAGGAGTCTCGGTAGGCCACGGCAAGAGTGAAGCAGCGATCCGGGGCTTTAACAAGACTCGGTGTCAATAAGGGTGTTCCAAGGGTCTGCACAGAGCGGCCCGGGCCCCGCGCGCCGCGGTCGGCGTGGGGGCCCGGGACGGTTCTGGCCTGTGCTTTATCCGATCGGCTCGGCCAGCGAGAGGCCGAACCGGCCCTCCGGGTCGGTCCACCAGTGGGTCAGCGCGAAGCCGGCCGACCGCAGCTCCTCGGCGACCCGCTCGCGGCGGAACTTCGCCGAGATCTCGGTGCGCAGCTCCTCGCCCGCGGCGAACTGCACCGCCAGGTCCAGCGCCGGGATCTTCACGGTCTGCGCCTCGCGCGAGCGCAGCCGCATCTCGATCCACTCCTGCCGGGCGTCCCAGACGGCCACGTGCTCGAAGGCGTCGGGGTCGAAGGTGGCGTCCAGCTCGCGGTTCAGCACATTGAGCACGTTCTTGTTGAACTCCGCCGTCACCCCGGCCGCGTCGTCGTAAGCGGCGACCAGGACGCGCTCGTCCTTGACCAGGTCGGTGCCGAGCAGTAGCGCGTCGCCGGGTGCCAGTTCGGCCCGCAGGGCGCGCAGGAAGGCGGCCCGCTCGGTGGGCAGCAGGTTGCCCAGCGTGCCGCCGAGGAAGGCGACCAGGCGCGGAGCGTTCACCGCGTGCGGCAGGTCGAGGCTGGCGGTGAAGTCGGAGACCACCCCGTGCACGCTCAACTCGGGGTATTCCTTGACGAGTTGCTGGCCGGCGTCCTGAAGGGCGCTCTCGCTGACGTCCACTGGGACGTAGCTCTCCAGGGTGCCGAGCGCATGCAGTCCGTCCAGCAGCAGTCTGGTCTTCTCCGAGGAGCCCGAGCCCAGTTCGACCACCGTCCGGGCCCGGGTGGCCTCGGCGATCTCGCCGGCCCGGGCGGTCAGGATGGCCCGCTCGGCGCGGGTCGGGTAGTACTCGGGCAGCCGGGTGATCTCCTCGAAGAGCTCGCTGCCCCTGCTGTCGTAGAACCACTTCGGCGGCAGCCACTTCGGTTCCGCGGTCAGCCCGAACCGGACGTCCGCGCGCAGCGCGCGCGCGAAGTGGTCGGCGGGAAGCAGCCGGGTCAGCTCGAAGGCGGTCATGACGGGTGGTCCTCTCGCGTCAGGTCAGCAGGGTCCAGCGGTCGGATGGTCACCGCGTCCGCGGTGGCCAGCAGCAGCGATCGGTCGGGCACCGGCACCCAGCCGGGGCCGTCGTCGCTGGGCTCGGAGGCGACCAGCACCGAACGGCCGCGCTCCAGGCGGTAGAAGAGCGTGTCGCCCCAGGTGGTCGCGGCGATCACATGGCCGTTGGTGAGCAGCAGGTTGAGCCGTGCCTCGGTGTGCCGCACGATGTCGCGCACGGTGACGGCCAGGGCTGCGGCGGGCTGCTGCCCGGCGCGCAGCCGGTGCGCGAGCAGCGCCCAGACCAGCGCGGAGTCGCAGCGCGCGGCCAGGGTCAGCAGTTCGGCCGGCGGCAGCAGCGCGGCCAGCGTACCGACGGCGCCCGGCCAGCCGGTCAGCGCGCCGTTGTGGCTGAAGAGCCAACTGCCGTCCGCGTAGGGCGCGGCGGCCGCCTCGCCGGCCGCGGTGCCGGCCGTCGCCGAGCGGACGGCGGCCAGCAGGGCCCGGGTGTGCACCACCCGGGCCAGCTCGGTCAGGTTCTCGTCGGCCCAGATCGGCCCGGCTCGGCGGTAGCGGGCCGGCACCGGATCGCCGTCCGCGTACCAGCCCAGGCCGAAGCCGTCGGCGTTGACCGTCCCGTACCGTTGCATCCGGGGTGCCCAGGACTGCCGATGCAGCCCGAACGGCGGCTCGATCACCAGTTCAGCCAGCGACAACGGCGCACCCAGATAAGCGAGATGACGACACATCAGGCAGCAGCTCCGAGACTCCGAGCGGTCCGGAAGCCGGCGAATATCTGCCGCCGGATCGGGTGGTCCCAGTTGCGGAAGGTGCCGCGGCAGGCCACCGGGGCGACCGCGAAGCTGCCGCCGCGCAGCACCTTGTAGGGCGCCGGCTCGCCGGGCTTCGCGAAGAACACCTCGGAGTACTCCCGGTAGGGCCAGGCCCGGAAGCCCGGGTAGGGGGCGAAGTCGCTCGACGTCCACTCCCACACGTCGCCGATCAACTGCCGTACCCCGTGCGGCGAGGCGCCCTGCGGGTAGCTGCCGACCGGGGCCGGCTGCAGATGGCGCTGGCCGAGGTTGGCGTGCTCGGGGCCCGGCGCGGCGTCGCCCCAGGGGAAGCGGCGGGAGCGGCCGGTGGCCGGGTCGTGCCGGGCGGCCTTCTCCCACTCGGCCTCGGTGGGCAGTCGGCGTCCGGCCCAGCGGGCGTAGGCGTCCGCCTCGTACCAGGTGACGTGCAGCACCGGCTCGCCCAGTGGGACCGGCTCGGTGTGGCCGAAGCGCCGGCGCAGCCACTGGCCGTCCTCGCGGGACCAGAAGAGCGGCGCGGTGAGCCCGGCGTCCATCCGGTGCCGCCAGCCGGCCGGCGTCCACCAGCGCGGGTCGTGGTAGCCGCCGTCCTCGATGAAGAGCTGGTAGGCCGCGTTGCTCACCGGGGTGGTGTCCAGCGCGAAGGCGTCCAGCTGCACCTGGTGTGCGGGGCGCTCGTTGTCCAGGGCCCACGGCTCGGTGTCCGTCCCCATGGTGAACGGCCCTGCGGGGATGACGACTTCGGACGGCCAGTCGGCGTGCACGGCGGCCGGCGGGGCGGCTGCGGCCAGCGCGGGGGCGCCGGCGCGGAGTTGATGGGTGATCAGCATCGTCTCGTCGTGCTGCTGTTCGTGCTGGGCGATCAGCCCGAAGGCGAAGCCGGCCTGCAGCAGCGGCGGTCCGGACAGCTCGACGCCGTCCAGCAGGTCGAGCACCCGCCCGCGCACCTCGTGGGCGTAGGCCCGGGCCTCGGCGGGCGGCAGCAGCGGCAGCCTGGGCCGCTCGGCGCGCGGGTGCTCGAAGGCGTCGTAGAGCTGGTCGATCTCGGGGTGCATCGGGTCGCGGCCGCCGACGTTGCGCAGCAGCCAGAGCTCCTCCTGGTTGCCGATGTGCGCCAGGTCCCAGACCAGTGGCGACATCAACGGGGAGTGCTGGGCGGTGAGTTCGCCGTCGTCGACGCAGTCGGTGAGGCCGCTGGTGCGGGCCCGGGCGGCCAGCAGCTCGCCGGCGATCGCCTCGCGCAGCTGCTCGTCGCTGAGGGTGGTCGGGTCGGGGTTCAGCACGGTGCGGCCTCCTGGGGCGCGGGGAAGCGGCCCGCGCCGGACGTGTCGAGCAGGTCGTCGGCCGGACATCGGCCACGCGCGGTGTAGTGGTCGGCGAACTCGGCGACCCTGGCTCGCAGTTGCTCGCTGGCGCCGAGCCCGGGCAGTGCGGCGTCGGCGGCGGCGAAGCAGCCCAGGGCTGCTCGGCGCAGCACCGGGTCGTCCACCGCGCGGGTGGCCGCCCGGCTCCAGGCGGCGCCGCGCGGTCCGGGCTCCTCGGTGGCCCGGGCCAGCGGCTCCAGCGCCTCCATGGCGGCGTCGGCGGCGCGCGGGTCCTCGAAGAGCGCGGTGGTGAGCGCCGTGGTCACCACCCAGCCGTCGCCGGGTTGGGCGTCGATCATGCGCAGTTCCAGGTAGCCGTGCGGGCGAACCGGCGGGAACAGCGTGGTGATGTGGTAGTCGAGATCGGCCACGGTCGGGCGCCGGCCCGCGGGGCGGCGCAGCCAGTCGCGGAAGGTCAGGCCGGCCGGTGCGTTCCAGGGCCGGCCGTCGGCCCGGCGCACGCAGAGCACGGCGGCGTCCAGGACGTAGCGGGCCCAGGCGGCCCGCGGGTCGCCGTCGGGCGGCGGAGCCAGCGTGCGGCTGGGGTCCATCCGCGACCAGACGGCCTGCCGGGTGGACCGGTAGCCGGTCGGACGGCCGTCCAGCATCGGGGAGTTGGCGAAGGCGGCGACCAGCACCGGGCCCAGGCTGTGGGCCAGCTCCCAGCGTTGGCGGTACCCGTGCGGGCCGCCCTGCTCGGTGCCGGCGTCCAGGCAGACCTGGGTGGAGGCGGTGGTGGTCATCATGATCTTGCCCCACGGCCCGGCCCGGCCGAAGAACTCCTCCATGGCGAGGTAGCGGGGCTGGCGCAGCAGGACCCGGCGCTCGCGCGGGTGGGGTTCGGCGCCGTAGCCGGTGAGCGTCAAGGCCTGGCCGGCGAAGGCGGCCCGCAGCAGGGCGAGGTCGCGGGCGGTGGTGTCGAGGCAGTCGATCAGACCGTCGGCGGGCGGGGAGCTCAGCTCGACCTGTCCGCCAGGCTCCCTGGTGATCCGGGAGCCGTGGGGGAGGAGCGGGTTATCCTGGCACATTCGCAGCGTTTCGAGGGCGGCGAGCGTGCGGTCGGGCGCGGGTGTGGCGTCGGGACTGTCGGTGTCGTGGACCAGCCACTCGAGTTCGACGCCGACCCGACTCGGCGGGCCGATCTTGAAGCAGACGCTCGCCACATAGGCTTCGGCGGCCGACTGGGTCAGCTCGGTCACCGTCGGAGGCGTCTGCGGTTGGCTGTCCAACTGCGGGCTCGGCGGCCGTGCGGGTTTCATTTGATTCACCATCCTCCGTCCGGGGAAGCAACCCGGTCTTCCTGCCCAGTTTGCGACGGGCCACACGGCCTTGCCGGATACCCACCGGTAGGAACGGAATCGCCGCTGGTCAGCGATGGCAACCGGGTGATGTGAGCCAGGTCACAGGCGGGCGAGAAATATCTGGGGAGAACTTCCCCGTTTGCCGTACAGTAGGACTAAGTGGGGAGCTGGTCCCCGGAAAGTCCGGGTTCCCTGCCCAGGAGAGGAGTGTCGTGGTGAGTGCGATCGAAGCCGTCCGCAGCGCGTTGGCGGGCTGCACTGTCAAGGCCGGGTCGGCCGAACCGAGCGCGAAGTCGACGACACCCCGCCTCCGGGCGGATGCCACCCGCAACCGGGAGCGGATCGTCACCGCAGCCCGGGATGTGCTCTCCGAGAGCGGTGCCGAGGCGCCGCTGGACGAGATCGCCAAGCGGGCCGGCGTCGGCAACGCGACGCTCTACCGCAACTTCCCGGACCGCACCGCGCTGATCCACGAAGTCGCCCGCTCCATCATGGACCGCGTCCTGGCCCAGGCGGAGCAGGGGCTGACGGACGGCTCCGAGCCCTTTGACGCGCTACGGCGCTTCGTCCACGTCGCCGCCGCCGAACGGATCGGCGCGCTCTGCTCGCTCCTGACCGCTCGCCCTGACCCCGACCTCGACGAGGAGCTCTGGGCCGTCCGCGAACGGCTGGAGGCGGTCGTCGACCAGCTGATGCAGCGGGCCCGGGAGGCCGGCCAGCTGCGGACGGACGTCGGGCCCGGTGACGTGTTCGTCGCCATCGCCCAGCTCACCCGCCCACTGCCCGGGACGGCCTGCGTCGACCTCGGCTCCTTCGTCCACCGCCATCTGCACCTCTTCCTGGACGGCCTGCGGGCCCCCGGGGTGTCCGAACTCCCCGGCCGGGCCGCTACGTTGGAAGACCTGCGCGGCCGCATCGCCGCCGTCCGCTCGTAGGTCACGTCCAGCTTGCTCTTAGTTCACGTACCAGCTTCAGTTCACGTTCTGTTCCGGCTTCCTGAACCGCCGCAACTTCCAGCACCGTTAGGTGAGTATCCCCATGTCTGAAACCGTCCCCCAGGCCGATCCACGGCGCTGGAAGGCGCTGGCCTTCATCGGTCTCGCCCAGCTGATGGTGGTGCTCGACGCGACCATCGTCAACATCGCCCTGCCGTCCGCGCAGCGCAGCCTCGGCTTCTCCGACACCGGACGCCAGTGGGTCATCACCGCCTACGCGCTGGCCTTCGG
This genomic window contains:
- the egtC gene encoding ergothioneine biosynthesis protein EgtC, coding for MCRHLAYLGAPLSLAELVIEPPFGLHRQSWAPRMQRYGTVNADGFGLGWYADGDPVPARYRRAGPIWADENLTELARVVHTRALLAAVRSATAGTAAGEAAAAPYADGSWLFSHNGALTGWPGAVGTLAALLPPAELLTLAARCDSALVWALLAHRLRAGQQPAAALAVTVRDIVRHTEARLNLLLTNGHVIAATTWGDTLFYRLERGRSVLVASEPSDDGPGWVPVPDRSLLLATADAVTIRPLDPADLTREDHPS
- a CDS encoding diiron oxygenase; this encodes MAYRDSSPASALALAAREQNAERLLKVSAKHSHDPLTEIDWDAPIDPDQFAIPPHRVSLYGTHLWDRLSPRRQAQLSVHELASVTAAGIWFELILMNGLVRHVYDSDLTTQHAQYALTEVADECRHSTMFARYITKTGYPSARPSRRAQRRGKLHLLLNDTTLTFAGAIFVEEFTDAMQREMIRDESLQPLARSVARIHVIEEARHIGYAKPELERRWARMSPARRAVFRQVLGVLAYEAVNEAINPRVYALAGLDPREARTVATQNPNWQATKANWARKAVAFFTDLGIIDHRSQAMWRRASLLP
- a CDS encoding nucleotidyltransferase domain-containing protein, giving the protein MSIAEHDPNHTPPATIAFSGPDNTGKTKQIGILARRIGSDALATGPLDAHDPRWAAIKDKGMAAWWFGNGSIDEVADVLANSYLERARTPVRTAIRFMDRGVPMLEASLAATVAVREQLSADQAADRARALLEPFGDDLRAAEAAEHGIVLLHDGDPVIGTARSLSHERSVTPAYADYQRHLHQQIHRLVREGRFAHTVVLGERRVIAVQDEIRRHLHPLNPVVPPGALSNVRVVALGGMTESGKSTAGEYLRTRHGYGRLKIGHLIEDAAHRAGITDPYRIGAVVRAELLVDGLDRFCSAHHFLDRVAIESLHDHDATTELRRLLGRQLTVLYLDTSPGMREKRGTAGPADVVERDAVKARRGAAGISMLAHEIIHNDGTRLQLERRLDGIALADRWPMRHPATAPVNSLGLPVNLESYLSALLDRTTKAPAIIDLLAVTGSGARGKYQHGWSDLDVFVIAEQASLPQLRRELAELEAELGGVKLGITVLTQNECRTGAVTSRLLHVLALIGSGSLTPLWCRPGLTLPAPDLTADVAASVEAGVQAAVEIRRQFLKGAPDLRALFKITALLAKVILRFEGTECPSDDDALITFLEREPGTRADLRHRARDDHDAAVELATAVLGHWLATLALPTSRP
- a CDS encoding TetR/AcrR family transcriptional regulator, with the translated sequence MAGCTVKAGSAEPSAKSTTPRLRADATRNRERIVTAARDVLSESGAEAPLDEIAKRAGVGNATLYRNFPDRTALIHEVARSIMDRVLAQAEQGLTDGSEPFDALRRFVHVAAAERIGALCSLLTARPDPDLDEELWAVRERLEAVVDQLMQRAREAGQLRTDVGPGDVFVAIAQLTRPLPGTACVDLGSFVHRHLHLFLDGLRAPGVSELPGRAATLEDLRGRIAAVRS
- the egtB gene encoding ergothioneine biosynthesis protein EgtB — translated: MREAIAGELLAARARTSGLTDCVDDGELTAQHSPLMSPLVWDLAHIGNQEELWLLRNVGGRDPMHPEIDQLYDAFEHPRAERPRLPLLPPAEARAYAHEVRGRVLDLLDGVELSGPPLLQAGFAFGLIAQHEQQHDETMLITHQLRAGAPALAAAAPPAAVHADWPSEVVIPAGPFTMGTDTEPWALDNERPAHQVQLDAFALDTTPVSNAAYQLFIEDGGYHDPRWWTPAGWRHRMDAGLTAPLFWSREDGQWLRRRFGHTEPVPLGEPVLHVTWYEADAYARWAGRRLPTEAEWEKAARHDPATGRSRRFPWGDAAPGPEHANLGQRHLQPAPVGSYPQGASPHGVRQLIGDVWEWTSSDFAPYPGFRAWPYREYSEVFFAKPGEPAPYKVLRGGSFAVAPVACRGTFRNWDHPIRRQIFAGFRTARSLGAAA
- the egtA gene encoding ergothioneine biosynthesis glutamate--cysteine ligase EgtA → MKPARPPSPQLDSQPQTPPTVTELTQSAAEAYVASVCFKIGPPSRVGVELEWLVHDTDSPDATPAPDRTLAALETLRMCQDNPLLPHGSRITREPGGQVELSSPPADGLIDCLDTTARDLALLRAAFAGQALTLTGYGAEPHPRERRVLLRQPRYLAMEEFFGRAGPWGKIMMTTTASTQVCLDAGTEQGGPHGYRQRWELAHSLGPVLVAAFANSPMLDGRPTGYRSTRQAVWSRMDPSRTLAPPPDGDPRAAWARYVLDAAVLCVRRADGRPWNAPAGLTFRDWLRRPAGRRPTVADLDYHITTLFPPVRPHGYLELRMIDAQPGDGWVVTTALTTALFEDPRAADAAMEALEPLARATEEPGPRGAAWSRAATRAVDDPVLRRAALGCFAAADAALPGLGASEQLRARVAEFADHYTARGRCPADDLLDTSGAGRFPAPQEAAPC
- the egtD gene encoding L-histidine N(alpha)-methyltransferase — its product is MTAFELTRLLPADHFARALRADVRFGLTAEPKWLPPKWFYDSRGSELFEEITRLPEYYPTRAERAILTARAGEIAEATRARTVVELGSGSSEKTRLLLDGLHALGTLESYVPVDVSESALQDAGQQLVKEYPELSVHGVVSDFTASLDLPHAVNAPRLVAFLGGTLGNLLPTERAAFLRALRAELAPGDALLLGTDLVKDERVLVAAYDDAAGVTAEFNKNVLNVLNRELDATFDPDAFEHVAVWDARQEWIEMRLRSREAQTVKIPALDLAVQFAAGEELRTEISAKFRRERVAEELRSAGFALTHWWTDPEGRFGLSLAEPIG